One genomic window of Coraliomargarita sinensis includes the following:
- a CDS encoding single-stranded DNA-binding protein, with the protein MNQTIMTGNLTADIETRQVGEQHLSKFTLACNEGERVVFIPVEAWNMAHLPDCLAKGAKVLVSGSLKQNNWETEDGEKRSRIVLTAYKVEFLDPAPEKPSVRSDRPKGKNDACSRAA; encoded by the coding sequence ATGAATCAGACCATAATGACAGGAAACCTCACCGCCGATATCGAAACCCGCCAGGTTGGGGAACAACACCTCAGCAAGTTCACCCTCGCCTGTAACGAAGGGGAACGCGTGGTCTTCATTCCCGTGGAAGCTTGGAATATGGCGCACCTGCCCGATTGTCTGGCTAAAGGTGCCAAGGTGCTCGTTTCCGGATCCCTCAAGCAGAATAACTGGGAAACCGAAGACGGTGAGAAGCGCAGTCGCATCGTCCTGACCGCCTACAAGGTCGAGTTCCTCGATCCGGCACCGGAAAAACCGTCCGTACGTTCGGACCGCCCGAAGGGTAAAAACGACGCTTGCAGCCGTGCGGCCTAG
- a CDS encoding FAD-binding oxidoreductase, whose translation MKTRRHFLKCLSLIPLAASGCATWARDTTARWVNDIHSKLNRTRVARIHQPRSLYELRCIVQQASAQGQKISICGGRHAMGGQQFGTGTQLIDVNALNRIRMFNRKEGLLEVEAGIQWPELIEQLLELQQDESVPWTIAQKQTGADRLTVGGALAANIHSRGLTMQPIISNVASFEILLANGEVKRCSRSENTELFKLAIGGYGLFGIITTVRLQLVRRKKLQRRVELSSVDGLMNRFETAINEGALYGDFQFSIDPANEDFLRSGILSVYYPADFDTPMNATRQQLDADIWNQLLLLAHTDKSKAFQLYSDFYRQTDGQLYWSDEHQMNSYSDDYHIHIDEQMGCKHPGSEMITEIYVPRHRLAEFMTNAAADFRANDVDVIYGTIRLIEKDDESYLAWARQDYACIIFNLHINHTEQHIAHSAEAFRRLIDIAISLGGSYYLTYHRWATKAQLLRCYPQFTQFLSEKKVYDPEERFQSDWYRHNKKLLQS comes from the coding sequence ATGAAAACACGACGCCACTTTCTGAAATGCTTATCCCTTATCCCGCTGGCCGCCTCCGGCTGCGCGACCTGGGCCAGAGATACCACCGCGCGCTGGGTCAACGACATCCACTCGAAGCTCAACCGCACCCGGGTGGCCCGGATCCACCAGCCAAGGTCACTATATGAACTTCGCTGCATCGTTCAGCAAGCTTCGGCCCAGGGACAAAAGATCTCTATCTGCGGCGGTCGCCACGCCATGGGCGGCCAGCAGTTCGGCACCGGCACCCAACTGATTGACGTTAATGCCCTCAACCGCATACGCATGTTCAACCGGAAAGAGGGCCTGCTGGAAGTCGAGGCAGGTATCCAGTGGCCGGAACTGATCGAGCAGCTGCTTGAGTTACAGCAGGATGAGTCCGTCCCCTGGACCATCGCCCAGAAACAAACCGGAGCCGATCGGCTCACCGTAGGTGGGGCTCTGGCCGCCAATATTCACAGCCGCGGTCTGACCATGCAGCCGATCATCTCAAATGTGGCATCGTTCGAAATCCTGCTCGCCAACGGCGAGGTCAAACGCTGCAGCCGTAGCGAAAACACCGAACTCTTCAAACTGGCCATCGGCGGTTACGGTCTCTTCGGTATTATCACCACCGTGCGCCTCCAACTGGTGCGCCGCAAGAAACTCCAGCGACGTGTTGAACTGAGTTCCGTCGACGGCCTGATGAACCGCTTCGAAACGGCCATCAACGAAGGGGCACTCTACGGTGACTTCCAGTTTTCCATCGACCCGGCAAACGAGGATTTTCTCCGAAGCGGCATTCTCTCGGTTTATTATCCCGCTGACTTCGACACCCCGATGAACGCAACCCGGCAGCAACTCGATGCCGACATCTGGAACCAGCTCCTCCTGCTGGCTCACACGGACAAGTCGAAGGCCTTTCAGCTTTATTCCGACTTCTACCGCCAGACCGACGGCCAGCTCTACTGGTCCGACGAACACCAGATGAACAGCTACTCGGACGATTATCATATCCACATTGATGAGCAGATGGGCTGCAAGCATCCCGGCTCGGAGATGATCACCGAAATCTACGTGCCCCGCCACCGCCTCGCTGAATTCATGACAAATGCCGCGGCCGATTTTCGCGCCAACGACGTCGATGTCATCTACGGCACCATTCGTCTCATCGAAAAAGACGACGAAAGCTACCTTGCCTGGGCCAGGCAGGACTACGCCTGCATCATCTTCAATCTGCACATCAATCATACGGAGCAGCACATCGCCCATTCAGCCGAAGCCTTCCGCCGTCTCATCGACATCGCCATCTCGCTCGGCGGCAGCTATTACCTGACCTACCACCGCTGGGCCACCAAAGCGCAGTTGCTCCGCTGCTACCCCCAGTTTACCCAATTTCTTAGTGAGAAGAAGGTTTACGACCCGGAGGAGCGTTTCCAGAGCGACTGGTATCGTCACAATAAAAAGCTCCTTCAATCCTAG
- a CDS encoding GntR family transcriptional regulator encodes MRSLTIRSATEQTSDFLREEILRGTWTETMPGRNALVKQLSAGGDTVQAALEQLEREGLLESQGAGRRRRIVLPNKHRRTALQVKMILYERDDSSHRLILELRRQLEAAGHGLSFASKTLKDLKQDPRKVAKWVRADPSDVWIVNGGSKPVLEWFAQAVVPAFALFGSMTGLSIAGTGPDKLPALREALLCLKRRGDRRIVMLVREEVRKAKHGLFLQTFFDALKDRGITPGAYNLPDWEESPKGLSACLDAIFKVTPPTAIIVEDPVLCLAVRNYLAEKRGAALRQVALICADQDPSLFWCWPAIPHMRFDHQPVIRHVVRWVNGVARGKENQRQKLFPAKLVGHDSIAPLAVKA; translated from the coding sequence ATGCGCAGCCTAACGATCCGATCCGCCACCGAGCAGACAAGCGACTTCCTTCGCGAGGAAATCCTTCGGGGCACCTGGACCGAGACCATGCCGGGGCGCAATGCGCTGGTAAAGCAGCTGAGTGCAGGCGGGGATACCGTGCAGGCGGCTCTGGAACAGTTGGAACGCGAGGGGTTGCTGGAATCGCAGGGAGCGGGTCGACGACGGCGGATCGTGTTGCCGAACAAGCACCGACGCACGGCCCTGCAGGTCAAAATGATCCTCTACGAGCGTGACGATTCCAGCCATCGGCTGATCCTCGAGCTGCGGCGGCAATTGGAAGCAGCGGGGCACGGGCTCAGTTTCGCCTCCAAAACCTTGAAGGACCTGAAGCAAGATCCTCGGAAGGTGGCCAAATGGGTGCGAGCAGATCCCTCTGACGTATGGATCGTGAACGGCGGCTCCAAGCCGGTCTTGGAATGGTTTGCCCAAGCCGTGGTCCCCGCCTTTGCCCTCTTCGGGAGTATGACCGGTCTGTCCATTGCCGGCACCGGCCCGGACAAGCTGCCGGCCTTGAGGGAGGCGCTTCTTTGCCTGAAGCGGCGGGGTGACCGGCGCATTGTCATGCTGGTCCGCGAAGAAGTCCGCAAAGCGAAACACGGGCTCTTCCTGCAAACGTTTTTTGACGCGCTTAAGGACCGGGGGATCACTCCCGGTGCCTACAACCTTCCGGACTGGGAGGAATCCCCAAAGGGATTGAGCGCCTGCCTGGATGCCATCTTCAAAGTCACACCCCCGACCGCCATCATCGTGGAGGACCCGGTGCTCTGCCTGGCGGTGCGGAACTATCTGGCCGAGAAGCGGGGCGCGGCCCTCAGGCAGGTCGCCCTGATCTGCGCCGACCAGGACCCCAGCCTGTTTTGGTGCTGGCCCGCCATCCCGCACATGCGCTTCGACCATCAGCCGGTGATCCGCCACGTCGTGCGCTGGGTGAACGGCGTGGCCCGCGGCAAGGAAAACCAACGACAAAAACTCTTCCCCGCTAAATTGGTGGGCCACGATTCGATTGCCCCACTGGCGGTAAAGGCATGA
- the rpsJ gene encoding 30S ribosomal protein S10, which produces MSAPRIRIRLKGFDYRVIDQSAADIVETAKRSGARVAGPVPLPTKIEKFTVNRSVHVNKKSMDQFEVRTHKRLIDIVEPTADTVDELKKLNLPAGVDISINV; this is translated from the coding sequence ATGAGTGCACCACGTATCCGTATCCGCCTGAAAGGCTTTGATTACCGCGTTATCGACCAGTCCGCTGCCGATATCGTTGAAACCGCGAAGCGTTCCGGCGCCCGCGTTGCCGGTCCGGTTCCGCTTCCGACCAAGATCGAGAAGTTTACCGTGAACCGCTCCGTTCACGTCAACAAGAAGTCCATGGACCAGTTCGAAGTGCGCACACACAAGCGCCTGATCGACATTGTCGAGCCTACCGCCGACACCGTTGACGAGCTCAAGAAGCTCAACCTGCCCGCCGGTGTGGATATCTCGATTAACGTCTAG
- the rpsG gene encoding 30S ribosomal protein S7 has protein sequence MSRRRQAVKRPLIPDPRYNSTLVTNLVNMIMERGKRTVAQRIVYTAFQRVSEKLGKGDPVDLVMGALENARPKLEVKSRRVGGATYQVPVEVSFERQQSLAFRWMVSTARNRKGVPMDEALADEIVDAYNNTGAVVKKKEEMHRMAQANRAFAHLRW, from the coding sequence ATGTCACGTCGCCGCCAAGCTGTTAAACGTCCGCTCATTCCGGACCCGCGCTACAATAGCACTCTCGTCACCAATCTTGTGAACATGATCATGGAGCGCGGTAAGCGCACCGTCGCGCAACGTATCGTTTACACCGCATTTCAGCGCGTGAGCGAGAAGCTCGGCAAGGGTGATCCTGTCGATCTCGTCATGGGGGCCCTCGAGAATGCACGTCCCAAGCTTGAAGTGAAGAGCCGCCGTGTCGGTGGTGCCACCTATCAGGTACCGGTTGAAGTTTCTTTTGAGCGCCAGCAAAGCCTCGCTTTCCGTTGGATGGTATCGACCGCCCGCAACCGCAAGGGTGTTCCCATGGACGAAGCTCTGGCTGATGAAATCGTGGATGCCTACAACAACACCGGTGCTGTGGTTAAGAAAAAAGAAGAGATGCACCGCATGGCCCAGGCCAACCGTGCCTTTGCGCATTTGCGCTGGTAG
- the fusA gene encoding elongation factor G: MSANNTASANSPKRKFPLEHTRNIGIAAHIDAGKTTTTERILFYAGVVHKMGEVHEGSAVTDWMEQERERGITITSAAISCNWTNQQGPFAGINNQINIIDTPGHVDFTAEVERSLRVLDGAVGVFCAVAGVQPQSETVWRQMGKYHVPRIAFINKMDRTGADFFAAIESMRDRLKANAHPIFLPIGAEEDFIGLIDLASMEARIYDKADATGLTYEITEIPTEYQDQAREYREKLIEALADFDDGMAEKYLEGEELSADDVRAAIRKATVSLGFCGVIPGSAFKNKGVQAVLDCIVNYLPCPLDLPPMKGETEKGADVEVAPDDNAKFAGLAFKLMNDRHVGKLVFMRVYSGSLAKGTALYNPRTGKTERISRLLIMKADSREDIDVAYSGDICAIVGGRDIVTGDTLCTKGFDVRLEPPTFPEPVISMSIEPKTTADQEKMATGLQRLAEEDPTFVVSSDEETGQTIIAGMGELHLEIIKDRLFREFKVGAEAGRPQIAYRETITTEGEGEGKFVRQTGGSGQYGHARIKIEPLDRGEGIEIVDKIVGGAIPKEFIKPTLDGIREAANNGAVCGYPVIDFKVTLFDGSFHDVDSSEMSFKMAGIFAFRDAMEKASPVLLEPMMRVEVESPEDYQGDIMGDLNRRRGQILNVAAKTAFVSISALVPLQEMFGYATTVRSLSKGRASYSMEPERFEPVPQNVLNTILETSTRGRY; encoded by the coding sequence ATGTCCGCTAATAATACAGCGTCTGCTAACTCGCCGAAACGTAAGTTCCCTCTGGAGCATACGCGTAACATCGGTATAGCTGCGCATATCGACGCCGGGAAGACGACGACAACGGAAAGAATTCTATTTTACGCAGGTGTTGTCCACAAGATGGGCGAAGTGCACGAAGGCAGTGCCGTCACCGATTGGATGGAGCAGGAGCGTGAGCGTGGCATCACGATCACATCCGCAGCCATCTCCTGCAACTGGACGAACCAGCAGGGACCGTTTGCCGGGATCAATAACCAGATCAATATCATTGATACGCCCGGCCACGTGGATTTCACGGCGGAGGTGGAGCGTTCGCTCCGCGTGCTCGATGGGGCGGTCGGTGTTTTTTGTGCGGTGGCCGGTGTGCAGCCCCAGTCCGAGACGGTCTGGCGCCAAATGGGAAAATACCACGTCCCACGTATTGCTTTCATCAACAAGATGGACCGCACGGGGGCGGATTTTTTCGCCGCGATTGAATCCATGCGGGATCGCCTGAAAGCAAACGCGCATCCCATCTTTCTGCCAATTGGGGCGGAGGAAGACTTTATCGGGCTGATCGATCTTGCGTCGATGGAAGCCCGGATCTATGACAAGGCCGACGCAACTGGGCTGACTTACGAGATCACGGAAATTCCCACGGAATATCAGGACCAGGCCAGGGAATATCGGGAGAAGCTGATTGAAGCGCTCGCTGATTTCGATGACGGAATGGCCGAGAAATACCTCGAGGGCGAGGAGCTTTCGGCTGACGATGTGCGTGCCGCGATCCGCAAGGCGACGGTCTCGCTCGGCTTCTGTGGCGTGATTCCGGGGAGCGCTTTTAAAAATAAAGGCGTCCAAGCGGTTCTCGATTGCATCGTCAATTACCTGCCTTGTCCGCTCGACTTGCCCCCAATGAAAGGCGAGACCGAAAAGGGCGCGGATGTGGAAGTGGCTCCCGATGACAATGCCAAGTTTGCCGGACTCGCTTTCAAGCTGATGAACGATAGACATGTCGGAAAGCTCGTCTTCATGCGTGTTTACTCCGGCTCACTGGCCAAGGGCACTGCACTTTACAATCCCCGGACGGGTAAGACCGAGCGTATCTCGCGCTTGCTCATTATGAAGGCAGACTCCCGCGAGGATATTGATGTCGCCTACTCGGGTGACATTTGTGCCATCGTCGGTGGCCGTGATATCGTAACCGGAGACACCCTTTGCACCAAGGGCTTCGACGTGCGTTTGGAGCCGCCCACATTTCCTGAACCGGTCATTTCGATGTCGATTGAGCCGAAGACCACGGCGGACCAAGAGAAAATGGCGACTGGTCTGCAACGGCTCGCTGAAGAAGATCCGACTTTTGTTGTCAGTTCCGACGAAGAAACCGGCCAGACAATCATCGCCGGGATGGGTGAACTGCATCTGGAGATTATTAAAGACCGTCTCTTCCGCGAATTTAAAGTCGGCGCTGAAGCCGGGCGTCCACAAATCGCTTATCGTGAGACCATCACCACTGAAGGTGAAGGAGAGGGTAAATTCGTCCGCCAGACCGGAGGTAGTGGTCAATACGGCCACGCCCGTATCAAAATTGAGCCGCTCGATCGGGGCGAAGGTATTGAGATCGTCGATAAGATTGTCGGCGGTGCGATTCCCAAAGAATTCATCAAGCCGACTCTTGATGGCATTCGCGAAGCAGCAAACAACGGTGCGGTCTGCGGTTATCCTGTCATCGATTTCAAGGTCACACTTTTCGACGGTAGTTTCCACGATGTGGATTCCTCTGAAATGTCCTTCAAAATGGCTGGGATATTTGCCTTCCGAGATGCGATGGAAAAAGCAAGTCCCGTTCTCCTGGAGCCGATGATGCGGGTCGAGGTGGAATCTCCCGAAGATTACCAGGGCGATATCATGGGCGATCTGAATCGTCGCCGCGGTCAGATTCTGAATGTTGCCGCGAAGACTGCCTTTGTCTCCATCTCTGCTCTCGTGCCATTGCAGGAGATGTTTGGTTATGCTACGACAGTGCGCTCGCTCAGTAAGGGAAGAGCCTCCTACAGTATGGAGCCCGAGCGCTTCGAACCCGTTCCGCAAAATGTCCTCAACACCATTTTAGAAACTTCCACCCGGGGAAGATATTAA
- a CDS encoding esterase/lipase family protein, with amino-acid sequence MTTQLPASETVVLLHGLARQPASMQKMAKALEAEGYRVVNFGYDSRHHDIEKLAIDLRPRIQTETQDAERIHFVTHSLGGIVVRHIQATDPLTNLARVVMLSPPNRGSEVVDCIGHWKLFKMINGPAGQQLGTASESFVNKLPPIDFECGVITGDRSINWINSCMIPGKDDGKVSIESTKTEELKAFKVVHATHPMIMKKQSVMKDVIHFLQVGRFTDES; translated from the coding sequence ATGACTACCCAGCTCCCCGCCAGTGAAACCGTCGTCCTCCTCCATGGACTCGCCAGACAACCGGCCTCCATGCAGAAGATGGCAAAGGCCCTCGAAGCTGAAGGCTATCGCGTGGTCAACTTCGGCTACGATTCCCGTCACCACGATATCGAGAAACTGGCAATAGACTTACGCCCCCGCATTCAGACCGAGACCCAAGACGCCGAACGCATCCACTTCGTCACCCACTCCCTGGGCGGCATTGTCGTCCGGCACATCCAGGCCACGGATCCATTAACCAATCTAGCGCGGGTCGTCATGCTCAGCCCGCCCAATCGGGGCAGCGAAGTCGTTGACTGCATTGGCCACTGGAAACTCTTCAAGATGATCAACGGCCCCGCCGGACAGCAACTCGGCACCGCCTCCGAGAGCTTTGTCAACAAGCTCCCCCCCATCGACTTCGAGTGCGGCGTAATCACCGGCGACCGCAGCATCAACTGGATCAACTCCTGCATGATTCCGGGGAAAGACGATGGCAAAGTCTCGATCGAAAGCACCAAGACCGAAGAGCTCAAAGCCTTCAAAGTCGTCCACGCCACCCACCCCATGATCATGAAAAAACAATCCGTCATGAAAGACGTGATTCATTTCCTACAAGTCGGTCGATTCACAGACGAATCTTAG
- the rpsL gene encoding 30S ribosomal protein S12: MPTINQLVRAPRVVQKEKSKSRALDRNPFRRGVCVQVMTRTPKKPNSAIRKVAKVRLTNGIEVIAYIPDEGHNLQEHSIVLVRGGRVKDLPGVRYHIVRGTLDCVGVEKRRRSRSKYGVKKPKE; the protein is encoded by the coding sequence ATGCCTACAATTAACCAACTTGTCCGCGCACCACGTGTAGTGCAGAAGGAAAAATCCAAGTCCCGCGCTCTGGATCGCAACCCGTTTCGCCGTGGCGTTTGCGTGCAGGTCATGACCCGCACGCCCAAGAAGCCAAACTCGGCGATCCGTAAGGTGGCCAAAGTCCGCTTGACCAATGGTATCGAAGTGATCGCCTACATCCCAGACGAGGGCCACAACCTGCAGGAGCACAGCATCGTTCTTGTTCGTGGCGGTCGTGTGAAGGACCTTCCCGGTGTCCGTTACCACATCGTCCGTGGCACGCTTGACTGTGTCGGGGTCGAGAAACGTCGCCGCAGCCGCTCCAAGTATGGTGTGAAAAAGCCCAAGGAGTAA
- a CDS encoding TraB/GumN family protein: protein MHPSLRLLLCFFALQIVVFGQSPVWKISKNEQTLYVGGTCHILRQSDFPLPEAFDAAYNESDLLVFEVDPARMQDPAVATQLMRKARYTDGRTLKTVLSKEVYDELAAQAKKSEMPIEVLNGLKPGMAVMMLTIQELMKAGVTQDGVDMVFAKRAKADGKPVRSLETAEFQIDLITSMGEGLEDELVRYSLRDLNQIEKFFGVMIRAWREGDNQALERLFVDDMRKFPGLYEALLAERNENWMNDLEKMLATPEVEFVLVGAGHLVGEDGLLASFQKMGCQVQVLGSESVQ from the coding sequence ATGCATCCATCCCTGCGTCTCTTGCTTTGTTTTTTTGCCCTTCAAATCGTGGTCTTCGGTCAGAGCCCGGTTTGGAAGATCAGCAAGAATGAACAAACACTCTACGTCGGTGGCACCTGCCACATTTTGAGGCAATCGGACTTTCCGCTGCCAGAGGCATTCGATGCCGCCTACAACGAATCGGACTTGCTGGTCTTCGAGGTCGACCCGGCCCGGATGCAGGATCCGGCGGTTGCCACGCAATTGATGCGGAAGGCCCGCTATACCGATGGACGCACATTAAAGACGGTGCTTTCAAAAGAAGTATATGATGAACTGGCAGCGCAGGCCAAGAAATCCGAAATGCCGATCGAGGTGCTGAACGGCTTGAAGCCCGGTATGGCAGTCATGATGTTGACGATTCAGGAATTGATGAAGGCGGGTGTGACGCAGGACGGCGTCGACATGGTTTTTGCCAAGCGCGCCAAAGCGGACGGTAAACCGGTGCGGTCACTGGAAACCGCGGAGTTTCAGATTGATCTGATTACGTCGATGGGGGAGGGGCTCGAAGACGAGTTGGTCCGCTACAGTTTGCGCGACCTGAACCAGATCGAAAAATTTTTCGGCGTGATGATTCGCGCCTGGCGTGAGGGGGACAACCAGGCGTTGGAGCGACTGTTCGTTGATGATATGCGCAAGTTCCCCGGTCTCTACGAAGCATTGCTGGCCGAGCGAAATGAGAACTGGATGAACGACCTGGAAAAGATGCTGGCGACGCCCGAAGTCGAATTTGTTCTCGTCGGGGCGGGGCACCTGGTGGGCGAAGATGGCCTTCTGGCAAGTTTTCAGAAAATGGGCTGCCAGGTCCAGGTCTTGGGGTCGGAATCGGTTCAATAG